A portion of the Lysinibacillus timonensis genome contains these proteins:
- a CDS encoding oligopeptide ABC transporter substrate-binding protein has protein sequence MNKHYRSLFILITLMFLLVACNGSFTEIVKEIDTKSVKVQKETTEIETVQTANNTSDAIFDLSVTNKGTPIEGGILQVAMVKDEPFAGIFLPELYEDSFDGDIMSFASNSIFDVDGDFLITDEGIASMEVDQKNNKVTVKIREGIKWSDGEPLKIEDLILPYKIIAHKDYSGKRYDSSIKNIVGIEDYHDGVSDTISGIKKIDSRTMEISFHQLSPAIFSGGDGLWTNAAPSHHIGHIPVSELIESDEVRKNPVTLGAFKFEKIVPGESVQFIKNEHYWKGEPKIDGVVVQVVPSSSISVAIGSGEYDIVMGFNATKMPEIEKFHNITVLGRPELYYSYLGFKVGKFDNQNNIVVTDLEGSKMGNKNLRQAMGYALDIEAVSEVYYDNLRERANSLIPPVFASFHDESIEGYYYDPEKAKTLLDEGGYIDIDGDGLREDPNGQKLEIKLAAIAGDVAQEEIITYYLQNWKDVGLNVTLSSGRLFEFNSFYDKIETDDPEIDLFMGAWGTGTNPSPAGLYGQSDPYNLTRFTSEFLETTIKNIDSPKSFDAEYRASQFRAFQEYMAEMAPVIPMQFRYEIVPVNKRVKNYSIEYGNGTELHEIQLVSDEPFKN, from the coding sequence ATGAACAAACATTATAGATCCCTATTTATATTGATAACGCTAATGTTCTTATTGGTTGCTTGTAATGGAAGTTTTACGGAAATTGTAAAGGAAATAGACACGAAATCTGTTAAGGTCCAAAAAGAAACTACTGAGATTGAAACAGTCCAAACAGCCAATAATACTAGTGATGCAATTTTCGATTTATCTGTAACAAATAAAGGAACACCAATTGAAGGTGGAATTCTTCAAGTTGCCATGGTGAAAGACGAGCCATTTGCAGGCATTTTTCTACCCGAACTTTATGAGGATAGCTTTGATGGAGATATTATGAGCTTCGCATCAAATTCTATTTTTGACGTAGATGGGGATTTTTTAATAACCGATGAGGGTATTGCATCAATGGAAGTGGACCAAAAAAATAATAAAGTTACGGTAAAAATACGTGAAGGGATTAAATGGTCTGATGGGGAGCCCTTAAAAATTGAGGATTTAATCCTACCTTATAAAATCATTGCACACAAAGATTATAGTGGTAAACGGTATGACTCTTCTATTAAAAACATTGTCGGTATTGAAGACTATCATGACGGTGTATCAGATACAATATCAGGAATCAAAAAAATTGATAGCCGTACAATGGAAATCAGCTTCCATCAATTATCACCTGCTATTTTCTCAGGTGGGGATGGTTTGTGGACAAATGCTGCACCATCTCATCACATAGGACATATTCCTGTGAGTGAATTAATTGAGTCCGATGAGGTACGTAAAAACCCTGTCACATTGGGTGCATTTAAGTTTGAAAAAATTGTACCTGGTGAATCGGTTCAATTCATAAAGAATGAACATTATTGGAAAGGGGAGCCGAAAATTGATGGTGTCGTTGTACAAGTTGTACCTTCAAGTTCCATATCAGTTGCGATAGGTTCTGGGGAATACGATATTGTCATGGGCTTTAATGCTACCAAAATGCCAGAAATTGAGAAGTTTCATAATATTACAGTATTAGGTAGACCTGAGCTTTATTATTCGTACTTAGGTTTTAAAGTAGGGAAATTTGATAATCAGAACAATATAGTAGTTACCGATTTAGAAGGTTCAAAAATGGGCAATAAAAACTTAAGACAGGCAATGGGTTATGCCTTAGATATTGAAGCTGTTTCGGAAGTTTACTACGACAATTTAAGGGAACGGGCAAATTCATTAATACCACCTGTGTTTGCTTCGTTTCATGATGAAAGTATTGAAGGGTATTATTATGATCCTGAAAAAGCAAAAACTCTATTAGATGAAGGGGGTTATATTGATATTGATGGTGATGGCTTAAGGGAAGATCCAAACGGTCAAAAATTAGAAATTAAACTGGCGGCAATAGCGGGTGATGTGGCACAAGAAGAAATTATCACGTATTACTTGCAAAATTGGAAGGATGTCGGTTTAAACGTTACACTATCTTCAGGACGGTTGTTTGAATTTAATTCATTTTACGACAAAATCGAAACAGATGATCCAGAAATCGATTTATTTATGGGTGCTTGGGGTACGGGGACTAATCCATCACCGGCAGGTTTGTATGGTCAATCAGATCCGTATAATCTTACTAGATTTACTTCTGAGTTTTTAGAGACAACGATTAAAAATATCGACTCACCTAAAAGTTTTGATGCAGAGTACCGTGCTTCCCAATTCCGAGCATTTCAGGAATACATGGCAGAAATGGCACCTGTTATTCCAATGCAATTCCGATATGAAATTGTTCCGGTAAATAAACGGGTTAAAAATTATAGTATTGAATACGGTAATGGAACAGAGCTACATGAAATACAGTTAGTATCAGATGAACCTTTTAAAAACTAA